Proteins from one Gimesia maris genomic window:
- a CDS encoding glycosyltransferase family 87 protein encodes MTVSPQQQTNWPMARKILWVILFLIALAIFAPGYSAALRPAEGQVFDFFKEWAAVQNRLTGMPVYADQEVALLKHLNLKLTNSDGFFDRYNTHPPSANLIAVPFAWLSYQNAQFAWSLASLAMLAMAIFWIVQELKIQMTFWSTLALITLLLACDPLQQSLIQGQPNLLLALLIVAAWKAGRSGNPLVSGVCLGLATAVKIYPAYLFLYFLIRRDVRALAGGALAFGSITLITIALLGSDSYHDYLTVVLPSLADITNNWGNASLLAFWERLFDQPTDTISPVVDSPLLLLVTVWTSWLALTALVAGAIWKTRHAKFSDQSFAITIVAMLLMTPTTWHHYFIILLVPAGILLEAFPPYSGKRWLVNLTLIALAISPRLAWALLIPSQKTITPATASAPWQQGGMVAAPWQSLTALSYQCFALLFMMALLWPGTYPSRQHAQDSTAPLTAS; translated from the coding sequence GTGACCGTCTCACCTCAACAGCAGACTAACTGGCCGATGGCACGCAAAATCCTGTGGGTGATTCTGTTCCTGATCGCACTGGCAATATTTGCCCCCGGTTACAGCGCCGCTCTCCGCCCGGCGGAGGGCCAGGTGTTCGACTTTTTTAAAGAATGGGCGGCCGTCCAGAATCGCCTGACTGGCATGCCTGTTTATGCGGATCAGGAAGTTGCGCTCCTGAAACATCTGAATCTGAAGCTGACTAACTCGGACGGATTTTTCGATCGCTATAATACGCATCCTCCGTCGGCTAATCTGATCGCAGTCCCTTTTGCCTGGCTCTCGTATCAGAATGCGCAATTCGCGTGGAGCCTGGCCTCACTGGCAATGCTTGCGATGGCGATCTTCTGGATTGTACAGGAACTCAAAATCCAGATGACATTCTGGAGCACGCTAGCGTTGATAACGTTATTACTGGCCTGCGATCCGCTGCAACAGTCACTGATTCAGGGACAACCCAATTTGCTGCTCGCACTGCTGATTGTTGCTGCCTGGAAAGCAGGACGCTCCGGAAATCCTCTGGTGTCAGGAGTCTGCCTGGGACTAGCCACGGCAGTCAAAATTTATCCTGCTTATCTGTTCCTTTACTTTCTGATCCGGCGCGACGTTCGAGCGCTGGCGGGAGGGGCATTGGCTTTTGGCAGTATTACCCTGATTACAATCGCGCTTCTGGGCAGCGATTCATATCATGATTATCTGACAGTGGTCCTGCCTTCCCTGGCTGACATTACCAACAACTGGGGCAACGCATCGCTGCTCGCCTTCTGGGAACGCCTGTTTGATCAGCCTACAGACACGATCAGCCCGGTCGTTGATTCCCCACTGCTTCTGCTGGTGACGGTCTGGACCTCCTGGCTGGCACTGACAGCCCTGGTGGCAGGCGCCATCTGGAAAACCCGCCATGCAAAATTCAGCGATCAAAGCTTTGCCATTACAATTGTCGCCATGTTACTGATGACCCCCACTACCTGGCATCATTATTTCATCATCCTGCTGGTTCCTGCGGGAATTTTACTGGAAGCATTTCCTCCCTACTCGGGAAAACGCTGGCTGGTAAATCTGACACTCATCGCGCTGGCAATCAGCCCGCGACTCGCCTGGGCTCTGCTGATTCCCTCACAGAAAACCATTACTCCTGCAACGGCTTCCGCTCCCTGGCAGCAGGGAGGCATGGTCGCCGCCCCCTGGCAGTCGCTGACGGCGCTTTCCTATCAATGCTTTGCCCTGCTCTTCATGATGGCATTGCTCTGGCCCGGGACGTATCCGTCCCGTCAACATGCGCAAGATTCCACGGCACCCCTGACTGCTTCCTGA
- a CDS encoding carboxypeptidase-like regulatory domain-containing protein, whose protein sequence is MPELGQVHGTITLDGEPLEGVSVLFEPESGRPSTGITDATGNYEAQYLIDEPGVKLGPGTVRVEWGIDATGPQIPKQYGSKSELKLEVQPGENEFNIDMQSK, encoded by the coding sequence ATGCCCGAATTAGGTCAGGTACATGGAACCATCACCTTGGATGGTGAACCACTTGAAGGAGTCAGTGTACTGTTCGAGCCAGAAAGTGGCCGCCCTTCAACAGGGATCACTGATGCAACTGGAAATTACGAAGCGCAATACCTGATCGATGAACCTGGTGTCAAGCTGGGGCCCGGTACGGTACGGGTTGAGTGGGGCATTGATGCCACCGGTCCCCAAATCCCCAAACAATATGGTTCCAAAAGTGAATTGAAGCTGGAAGTGCAGCCGGGTGAGAATGAGTTCAATATTGATATGCAATCCAAATAA
- a CDS encoding DUF1559 domain-containing protein, with amino-acid sequence MKTSQTYRKQGFTLIELLVVIAIIAILIALLLPAVQQAREAARRSQCKNNMKQFGLAMHNYNDAHGTFPPGYITKTPCTSSAVWSACNQGELGIYGWGTFVLPYIDQAPLYNLLNAGSATLDQNLANATVRQALQQPMAVFLCPSDPGPNLNDYVSSSNNYNFTVTDGTTSYQIARSDYVMVANAWDSTTPPVYATQYGPAHGIGFANSSIRFRDITDGSSNTILVGERAYVYKSNNKVGGANAIGFSASNNTQSSSYARKGNGIAVIGLTYNGINAIAGAEHDVRGFSSNHVGGAHFVFCDGSVHFLSENIDYKKGSVSSATHLQDINSTFQRLAVRDDGQVVGEY; translated from the coding sequence ATGAAAACGAGTCAGACCTACAGGAAACAGGGTTTTACACTGATTGAATTGCTGGTAGTGATTGCGATCATCGCCATTCTGATAGCGTTGCTGTTGCCGGCCGTGCAGCAGGCCCGCGAAGCAGCCCGGCGATCGCAGTGTAAAAACAATATGAAACAGTTCGGGCTGGCGATGCACAACTACAACGATGCGCATGGTACGTTTCCACCCGGTTATATAACCAAAACACCCTGCACTTCTTCAGCGGTGTGGTCAGCCTGTAATCAGGGGGAACTGGGAATCTATGGCTGGGGTACGTTCGTGCTGCCTTATATTGATCAGGCTCCCTTATATAATCTGCTCAATGCCGGGAGTGCGACGTTGGATCAAAATCTGGCGAATGCCACAGTTCGACAAGCGCTGCAGCAACCAATGGCGGTGTTTCTCTGTCCGTCCGACCCTGGACCTAATCTGAATGATTATGTTTCTTCATCCAATAATTATAATTTTACCGTGACCGATGGAACGACGTCTTACCAGATTGCCCGTTCGGATTATGTGATGGTTGCGAACGCCTGGGACAGTACGACCCCACCCGTCTATGCGACGCAATACGGACCTGCGCATGGAATCGGATTTGCCAATTCCAGCATCCGTTTTCGTGATATTACTGATGGGAGCAGTAACACTATTCTGGTGGGTGAGCGTGCGTATGTTTACAAAAGTAACAACAAAGTGGGAGGAGCGAATGCCATCGGTTTTTCTGCTTCGAATAATACGCAAAGTAGCAGCTATGCCCGTAAAGGGAATGGAATAGCTGTGATTGGTCTGACCTATAACGGTATTAATGCAATTGCAGGTGCCGAGCATGACGTACGTGGCTTCAGCAGTAACCATGTGGGTGGTGCGCATTTTGTCTTCTGTGATGGGTCAGTTCATTTTCTAAGTGAAAATATCGACTATAAGAAAGGAAGCGTTTCCAGCGCGACTCATCTGCAGGATATCAATTCGACCTTTCAGCGTCTGGCGGTACGCGATGACGGACAGGTTGTGGGGGAATACTGA